A genomic region of Trifolium pratense cultivar HEN17-A07 linkage group LG3, ARS_RC_1.1, whole genome shotgun sequence contains the following coding sequences:
- the LOC123915508 gene encoding 2-oxoglutarate-Fe(II) type oxidoreductase hxnY-like isoform X1 has product MVLTHSKMEKESTETEAETPQTQAVLNCIDLSNPNTDQSVHLLKQSCTDSGFFYLINHGISQEFMDQVFAQSKKFFTLPLNQKMKLLRNNKHRGYTPLLDEILDPQNQLHGDYKEGYYIGVEDNDDPLHLKPFYGPNLWPASDVLPGWRETMEEFQRQALEVGKAIARIIALALGLDANFFDKPETLGEPIAIVRLLHYQDKISDPSQGLYAAGAHTDYGLITLLATDDVQGLQICKNKDAEPQIWEDVTPLKGAFIVNLGDMLERWSNCTFKSTLHRVIGIGQERYSIAYFLEPGHDCLVECLPTCKSELNPPKFPPIYYRDYLSQRYKETHADLHVYGKQQS; this is encoded by the exons atgGTACTGACACACTCCAAAATGGAAAAGGAGAGTACAGAAACAGAAGCAGAGACCCCTCAAACACAAGCAGTTCTGAATTGTATTGACCTTTCCAATCCCAACACCGACCAATCTGTTCATTTGCTCAAACAG TCTTGCACCGATTCTGGGTTTTTCTACCTTATCAATCATGGAATTAGCCAGGAATTTATGGATCAAGTTTTTGCTCAAAGCAAGAAATTTTTCACTCTTCCGTTAAACCAAAAGATGAAGCTTCTCCGGAACAATAAACATAGGGGTTATACTCCTCTTCTTGATGAAATCCTTGATCCTCAAAATCAATTACATGGAGATTACAAAGAAGGATATTAcattggagttgaagacaatgATGACCCACTTCATCTCAAACCTTTTTATGGCCCAAATTTATGGCCTGCATCAG ATGTTTTGCCTGGATGGAGGGAGACTATGGAAGAATTCCAACGTCAGGCATT AGAAGTGGGGAAAGCAATTGCAAGGATAATAGCCCTTGCACTTGGTTTGGATgctaatttttttgataaaccAGAAACCCTAGGAGAGCCTATTGCAATTGTGCGCCTGCTACACTATCAAG ATAAAATCTCGGATCCCTCACAAGGGTTATACGCAGCTGGAGCTCATACCGATTATGGTCTGATTACTCTGCTGGCAACAGATGATGTTCAGGGTCTTCAA ATATGCAAGAATAAGGATGCTGAACCTCAGATTTGGGAGGATGTGACACCATTGAAGGG AGCATTTATAGTTAATCTTGGAGACATGCTGGAACGCTGGAGCAACTGTACTTTCAA GTCTACATTGCACAGGGTTATAGGTATTGGTCAAGAGAGATATTCT ATTGCATACTTTTTGGAGCCTGGTCATGATTGTCTAGTGGAGTGCTTGCCAACCTGCAAATCAGAATTAAATCCTCCAAA ATTTCCCCCCATCTATTACCGGGACTACTTGAGTCAGCGCTATAAGGAAACACACGCTGATCTGCATGTATATGGCAAACAACAATCCTGA
- the LOC123915508 gene encoding 2-oxoglutarate-Fe(II) type oxidoreductase hxnY-like isoform X3, with protein MEKQSKAVLNCIDLSNPNTDQSVNLLKQSCTDSGFFYLVNHGISQEFMDKVFAQSKNFFTLPLNEKMKLLRNENHRGYTPLQDETLDPKNQSQGDSKEGYYIGVEHNAPNIWPASDVLPGWRETMEEFQLRALEVGKAVAKIIALALGLDANFFNKPETLGESVGVMRLLHYQDKISDPSQGLYAAGAHTDYGLITLLATDDVPGLQICKNKYAKPQIWEDVPPLKGAFIVNLGDMLERWSNYTFKSTLHRVIGNGQERYSIAYFLDPGLDCLVECLPTCKSDANPPKFPPIYFRDYLSQRYKDTYPDLLVDTK; from the exons ATGGAAAAACAGAGTAAAGCAGTTCTGAATTGTATTGACCTTTCCAATCCCAACACCGACCAATCCGTTAATTTACTCAAACAg TCTTGCACCGATTCTGGGTTTTTCTACCTTGTTAACCATGGAATTAGCCAAGAGTTTATGGACAAAGTTTTTGCTCAAAGCAAGAATTTTTTCACTCTTCCACTCAATGAAAAGATGAAGCTTCTCCGAAATGAGAACCATAGGGGTTATACTCCTCTGCAGGATGAAACCCTTGATCCTAAAAACCAATCACAAGGAGATTCCAAAGAAGGCTATTATATTGGAGTTGAACACAATGCTCCAAACATATGGCCTGCTTCTG ATGTTCTTCCGGGATGGAGAGAGACTATGGAAGAATTCCAACTCCGTGCATT AGAAGTGGGGAAAGCAGTTGCAAAGATAATAGCCCTTGCACTTGGTTTGGatgctaatttttttaataaaccagAAACCCTAGGAGAGTCCGTTGGGGTTATGCGCTTGCTACACTATCAAG ATAAAATCTCGGATCCCTCACAAGGGCTATACGCAGCTGGAGCTCATACTGACTATGGTTTGATTACTCTATTGGCAACAGATGATGTCCCGGGTCTTCAA ATATGCAAGAATAAGTATGCTAAACCTCAGATATGGGAGGATGTGCCACCATTGAAGGG AGCATTCATAGTTAATCTTGGAGACATGCTGGAGCGCTGGAGCAACTATACTTTCAA GTCTACATTGCACAGAGTTATAGGAAATGGTCAAGAGAGATATTCT ATTGCATACTTCTTGGATCCTGGTCTCGATTGTCTAGTAGAGTGCTTGCCAACCTGCAAATCAGATGCAAACCCTCCCAA
- the LOC123915508 gene encoding 2-oxoglutarate-Fe(II) type oxidoreductase hxnY-like isoform X2 has translation MVLTHSKMEKESTETEAETPQTQAVLNCIDLSNPNTDQSVHLLKQSCTDSGFFYLINHGISQEFMDQVFAQSKKFFTLPLNQKMKLLRNNKHRGYTPLLDEILDPQNQLHGDYKEGYYIGVEDNDDPLHLKPFYGPNLWPASDVLPGWRETMEEFQRQALEVGKAVAKIIALALGLDANFFNKPETLGESVGVMRLLHYQDKISDPSQGLYAAGAHTDYGLITLLATDDVPGLQICKNKYAKPQIWEDVPPLKGAFIVNLGDMLERWSNYTFKSTLHRVIGNGQERYSIAYFLDPGLDCLVECLPTCKSDANPPKFPPIYFRDYLSQRYKDTYPDLLVDTK, from the exons atgGTACTGACACACTCCAAAATGGAAAAGGAGAGTACAGAAACAGAAGCAGAGACCCCTCAAACACAAGCAGTTCTGAATTGTATTGACCTTTCCAATCCCAACACCGACCAATCTGTTCATTTGCTCAAACAG TCTTGCACCGATTCTGGGTTTTTCTACCTTATCAATCATGGAATTAGCCAGGAATTTATGGATCAAGTTTTTGCTCAAAGCAAGAAATTTTTCACTCTTCCGTTAAACCAAAAGATGAAGCTTCTCCGGAACAATAAACATAGGGGTTATACTCCTCTTCTTGATGAAATCCTTGATCCTCAAAATCAATTACATGGAGATTACAAAGAAGGATATTAcattggagttgaagacaatgATGACCCACTTCATCTCAAACCTTTTTATGGCCCAAATTTATGGCCTGCATCAG ATGTTTTGCCTGGATGGAGGGAGACTATGGAAGAATTCCAACGTCAGGCATT AGAAGTGGGGAAAGCAGTTGCAAAGATAATAGCCCTTGCACTTGGTTTGGatgctaatttttttaataaaccagAAACCCTAGGAGAGTCCGTTGGGGTTATGCGCTTGCTACACTATCAAG ATAAAATCTCGGATCCCTCACAAGGGCTATACGCAGCTGGAGCTCATACTGACTATGGTTTGATTACTCTATTGGCAACAGATGATGTCCCGGGTCTTCAA ATATGCAAGAATAAGTATGCTAAACCTCAGATATGGGAGGATGTGCCACCATTGAAGGG AGCATTCATAGTTAATCTTGGAGACATGCTGGAGCGCTGGAGCAACTATACTTTCAA GTCTACATTGCACAGAGTTATAGGAAATGGTCAAGAGAGATATTCT ATTGCATACTTCTTGGATCCTGGTCTCGATTGTCTAGTAGAGTGCTTGCCAACCTGCAAATCAGATGCAAACCCTCCCAA
- the LOC123915510 gene encoding E3 ubiquitin-protein ligase ORTHRUS 2-like, whose product MAQLLPCDSEGVCMVCKQKPLETETLVCRTCITPWHVPCLPIVPTTILDWECSDCSQPVDINHVADVPTPPIAGDLVSAIRAIENDTSLTDEEKAKKRQELVGGSSKTAAEPNSRSCNNGLPDLFDGSVNCSFCMQLPDRPVTTPCQHNFCLKCFEKWIKQGKRTCANCRAAIPAKMASNPRINSQMAAGIRMAKLERLQGAGGSSVPKVYHTVDNDERPDTAFTTERAKKTGKANACSGKIFVTIPKDHFGPISAENDPTRNRGVLVGDTWEDRMECRQWGAHFPHVAGIAGQSTHGAQSVALSGGYVDDEDHGEWFLYTGSGGRDLSGNKRTNKNQSFDQQFENMNEALRLSCRKGYPVRVVRSHKEKRSSYAPEEGVRYDGVYRIEKCWRKIGIQGHKVCRYLFVRCDNEAAPWASDFSGDRPRPLPIIEELKDAVDVTERKGDPSWDFDEEKGCWLWKKPPPLSKKPVNTVDPIDGSKIKVVKPKAKKASFKIKDRLLKEFGCNICRKVLASPITTPCAHNFCKACLEGSFSGQSYIRNRTTQSGRSLRTQKNIMKCPTCSTDIADYLQNPQVNREMMGMIESLQRKAEQMEESSEESSARSEEPSDKSDENRKSGEETEVPKPCDSSEKVSEETEENDVDPLEKRRKGADGKAVVNAEEHTDEAVVENK is encoded by the exons ATGGCACAGCTTCTTCCTTGCGACTCCGAAGGTGTTTGCATGGTTTGCAAACAGAAACCTCTGGAAACTGAAACTCTTGTTTGCAGAACATGCATAACTCCATGGCATGTTCCATGTCTCCCTATTGTTCCAACTACAATTCTTGATTGGGAATGTTCCGATTGTTCACAACCTGTTGACATCAACCATGTTGCCGATGTACCTACTCCGCCTATCGCCGGAGATCTTGTTTCCGCCATTCGCGCAATCGAGAATGATACTTCGCTTACTGATGAAGAAAAAGCGAAGAAACGTCAAGAACTGGTTGGCGGATCTAGTAAAACAGCTGCTGAACCGAACTCCAGAAGCTGTAATAATGGTTTGCCTGATCTCTTTGATGGTAGCGTTAACTGTTCCTTTTGCATGCAGTTGCCTGACAGACCCGTCACT ACACCATGTCAGCACAATTTTTGTCTCAAGTGTTTTGAAAAATGGATTAAGCAAGGAAAACGAACTTGTGCGAATTGTAGGGCTGCAATTCCAGCCAAGATGGCGAGTAATCCACGAATTAACTCACAGATGGCAGCTGGGATTCGTATGGCAAAGCTCGAAAGATTGCAAGGTGCTGGGGGAAGCAGTGTTCCAAAAGTTTATCACACTGTTGACAATGATGAGCGTCCTGACACTGCTTTCACCACTGAGAGAGCAAAGAAAACTGGAAAGGCTAATGCATGTAGCGGGAAAATCTTTGTGACGATTCCAAAAGATCATTTTGGACCAATTTCTGCTGAGAATGATCCAACAAGGAATCGTGGGGTTCTTGTTGGTGATACATGGGAGGATAGGATGGAATGTAGGCAATGGGGTGCTCATTTCCCCCATGTTGCCGGGATTGCTGGTCAGAGTACTCACGGTGCTCAGTCTGTTGCTCTTTCTGGAGGTTATGTTGACGATGAGGATCATGGTGAGTGGTTCCTTTACACAGGAAGTGGTGGAAGGGATCTTAGTGGAAACAAGAGGACCAACAAAAATCAGTCATTTGACCAGCAGTTTGAGAACATGAATGAGGCTTTGAGGCTCAGTTGTCGAAAAGGTTATCCTGTTCGTGTTGTTAG GTCCCACAAGGAGAAACGTTCCTCGTATGCACCGGAGGAAGGTGTGAGATACGACGGAGTTTATAGAATTGAGAAATGTTGGCGCAAAATTGGAATACAA GGTCATAAGGTTTGCAGGTATTTGTTTGTGAGGTGTGACAATGAGGCAGCTCCATGGGCAAG TGATTTTTCCGGAGACCGTCCCAGGCCACTACCTATAATTGAGGAGCTTAAGGATGCAGTTGATGTTACTGAAAGAAAGGGTGATCCATCATGGGATTTTGAT GAGGAAAAGGGCTGCTGGTTGTGGAAGAAGCCTCCACCACTAAGTAAGAAGCCGGTTAACACTGTGGATCCTATAGATGGaagtaaaataaaagttgttaAGCCAAAGGCAAAAAAGGCGTCCTTCAAAATCAAGGATAGGCTATTGAAAG AGTTTGGTTGCAATATATGTCGCAAGGTGTTGGCTTCCCCTATTACTACACCTTGTGCTCACAACTTCTGCAAAGCCTGCTTGGAGGGTTCCTTTTCTGGCCAAAGTTATATCAGGAATAGAACAACCCAAAGCGGACGCTCTTTGCGGACACAGAAGAACATTATGAAATGCCCTACTTGCTCAACTGACATAGCTGATTATCTTCAGAATCCCCAG GTTAACAGGGAAATGATGGGAATGATAGAATCACTCCAACGAAAGGCTGAACAGATGGAGGAGAGTTCTGAAGAATCAAGTGCTAGAAGTGAAGAACCAAGTGATAAAAGTGATGAAAATCGCAAGTCGGGTGAGGAGACAGAGGTTCCGAAGCCCTGTGATTCAAGTGAAAAAGTCTCAGAAGAAACTGAGGAGAATGATGTCGATCCTCTAGAGAAGCGGAGGAAAGGTGCTGATGGCAAGGCTGTGGTGAACGCGGAGGAGCATACCGATGAGGCGGTAGTAGAAAACAAGTAA